The Aureispira anguillae genome contains a region encoding:
- the porZ gene encoding type IX secretion system anionic LPS delivery protein PorZ, which produces MMYSKIYFLLIFVGIFSSSVLLGQDNPVGIGDWRSHLSYKNMVALTESEDAVFFASTQAILKIYKEDQSLEHLNKVSGLSDMRIKTLEYNRSENVLVIAYINGNIDLLYDNGMVTNLSAILNNNNIIGDKSINHIYNAGKKIYFSCSFGLVVYDLEIDAFSQTTFIPVDVNACTQLDDTLFIATNQGIYRGIMDGRNLLDFGTWQFQGSNYGLNLSAYSSRNLIKFNNKVYAAAKDTLFQYYNGSWHPLNGFDKEANQAVVSWRPTGSGDFIPHYNMTLNYDQTEIIIATNTPRYYTITANNDIYTNYYASSWRVKDIVIDQDNIHWAADEGYIHRNFKHIKPNAPLSNQVSDMHVDVDGTLWVTSSFYNGIAVTFNKTGFFRYKEGEWTTYNFSTKPAMDTFHDAIRVISNPENNKLYVASFMNGVLEMDGNENIAIYDQYHSDAPLYGTHGDEARTRVRGLAVDDDGNVWMTNSGNFDVSLVVKRLNGTWKGFSNTYFRSEVSVEDLAIDRNGYKWVKHVTGKITVFDSGDLDDDTDNRSIQLGKHNTLLPNDLTECLVADKKGAIWVGTDAGIVIFNCSANVFDGACQGNRPIITQDGFNGHLLEGETIVDIAVDGANRKWVATNNGLFLLSADGYDQLAYFTKENSPLFDNAVKHLALDGVTGTLYIATANGIQSFRGEATTGLKRMKKENVTVFPHPVKPDYSGPIAISNLADEANVKITDMSGRLVYETTALGGQAIWNGTDYNGRRAQSGVYLVFIVNEEGTQKGVAKILFLN; this is translated from the coding sequence ATGATGTATAGTAAAATTTATTTTCTTTTAATTTTTGTGGGGATATTTTCTTCTTCTGTGCTTTTGGGGCAAGATAACCCTGTGGGTATAGGGGACTGGCGTTCTCACTTATCCTATAAAAATATGGTTGCCTTAACAGAAAGTGAGGATGCTGTATTTTTTGCTTCTACGCAAGCTATACTAAAAATATACAAAGAAGACCAGTCGTTAGAACATCTCAATAAAGTTTCTGGGTTAAGTGATATGCGAATAAAGACACTAGAGTATAATCGTAGTGAAAATGTTTTGGTGATCGCATACATTAACGGAAATATAGATTTATTGTACGATAATGGGATGGTAACGAACTTATCGGCTATTCTTAATAATAATAATATCATTGGGGACAAATCCATTAATCACATTTATAATGCAGGAAAGAAAATTTATTTTTCTTGCTCTTTTGGTTTGGTTGTCTATGATTTAGAAATAGATGCATTTAGCCAGACTACTTTTATTCCTGTTGATGTTAATGCTTGTACTCAATTGGACGATACCTTGTTTATCGCAACAAATCAGGGCATATATAGAGGGATTATGGATGGTCGAAATCTTTTGGATTTTGGAACTTGGCAGTTTCAAGGGAGCAACTATGGTTTAAATTTAAGTGCTTATTCTTCTCGAAATTTAATCAAATTTAATAATAAAGTTTACGCAGCAGCAAAGGATACCCTTTTCCAGTATTATAATGGAAGCTGGCATCCGCTAAATGGATTTGACAAAGAAGCCAATCAGGCTGTAGTGAGTTGGCGACCTACAGGAAGTGGCGATTTTATTCCTCATTATAATATGACTCTTAATTATGACCAAACGGAAATAATTATTGCAACCAATACGCCTAGATATTATACAATTACGGCCAATAATGATATTTACACCAACTACTACGCTAGTTCTTGGCGGGTAAAGGATATTGTTATAGATCAAGATAATATACATTGGGCGGCTGACGAAGGGTATATTCACCGAAATTTCAAACATATAAAGCCGAATGCTCCGCTATCCAATCAGGTGTCTGATATGCATGTTGATGTAGATGGAACGCTTTGGGTTACCTCTTCTTTTTATAATGGAATTGCCGTTACCTTTAACAAAACGGGATTTTTTAGATACAAAGAAGGAGAATGGACAACCTATAACTTTTCTACTAAACCCGCAATGGATACCTTCCATGATGCAATTCGGGTAATTAGTAACCCTGAAAATAATAAATTGTATGTTGCTTCTTTTATGAATGGTGTGTTGGAAATGGACGGAAATGAGAACATTGCTATCTATGATCAATATCATAGCGATGCTCCATTATATGGAACCCATGGGGATGAGGCCAGAACGAGAGTGCGGGGCTTGGCGGTTGATGATGACGGCAATGTATGGATGACTAACTCAGGGAATTTTGACGTTAGTCTAGTTGTAAAAAGACTGAATGGAACTTGGAAAGGTTTTTCTAATACTTATTTTAGAAGCGAAGTTTCAGTTGAGGATTTGGCTATTGATAGAAATGGGTACAAATGGGTGAAACATGTTACAGGAAAAATAACCGTGTTTGACAGCGGTGATTTGGATGATGATACGGATAACCGTTCGATTCAATTGGGTAAACACAATACCTTATTACCAAATGACCTAACAGAATGTCTAGTGGCAGATAAAAAAGGGGCTATTTGGGTTGGAACGGATGCTGGTATTGTAATTTTTAATTGTTCCGCTAATGTTTTTGATGGAGCTTGTCAAGGCAATAGACCTATTATTACTCAAGATGGATTTAATGGTCATTTATTGGAAGGAGAAACCATTGTTGATATAGCGGTAGATGGAGCCAATAGAAAATGGGTTGCTACTAATAATGGTTTATTTTTATTGTCAGCAGATGGCTATGATCAATTGGCTTATTTTACCAAAGAAAATAGCCCTTTATTTGACAATGCTGTTAAACATTTGGCGTTGGATGGCGTTACAGGAACACTCTATATTGCTACTGCCAATGGAATTCAATCTTTTAGAGGTGAAGCTACTACAGGGCTAAAACGCATGAAAAAAGAAAATGTAACTGTCTTCCCTCACCCTGTAAAACCAGATTATTCAGGACCAATTGCTATTTCTAATTTGGCAGATGAAGCCAATGTAAAGATTACAGATATGAGTGGTCGTTTAGTGTACGAAACTACTGCTTTGGGAGGGCAAGCAATCTGGAATGGTACCGATTATAATGGTAGAAGAGCACAGTCAGGAGTCTATTTGGTCTTTATTGTTAATGAAGAAGGAACCCAAAAAGGAGTGGCTAAAATCTTATTTCTAAATTAG
- a CDS encoding coiled-coil domain-containing protein gives MKTLMVTLFMLIAFVSASWGQIDSPIKEETKSNSKGSFNCLTMELPGTTGKATNKAWSKFIKKLKGKTKFDRKMNEHITDDASLKDMSDNTVDIITKIEERGAEGTAISVWFNLGVSYLSSNDHPERYPAGEKILKDFANVVSADMIEAELKEAEKKLKELEDLLKKQEKEEAQRTKDIEDYRATIKKMEENIVTAEGDIKKSEEDQTNTTLTIDEQKKIIDEIQKRLDSVK, from the coding sequence ATGAAAACATTAATGGTTACACTTTTTATGCTTATTGCTTTTGTATCAGCAAGCTGGGGGCAAATTGATTCTCCAATAAAAGAGGAAACTAAATCAAATAGCAAAGGCAGTTTTAATTGCCTAACCATGGAGTTGCCAGGTACTACTGGAAAAGCAACCAACAAAGCTTGGAGCAAGTTTATCAAGAAGCTCAAAGGCAAGACCAAATTTGATCGTAAAATGAATGAACATATAACGGACGATGCATCGCTCAAGGACATGAGTGATAATACCGTAGATATTATTACTAAAATCGAGGAGAGAGGTGCCGAAGGGACCGCTATTTCGGTTTGGTTCAACTTAGGGGTTTCTTACCTGTCTTCTAATGATCACCCTGAACGTTATCCTGCTGGCGAAAAGATCTTAAAAGACTTTGCCAATGTGGTGTCTGCTGATATGATTGAAGCTGAATTAAAGGAGGCGGAGAAAAAACTTAAGGAATTGGAGGATTTGCTCAAAAAACAAGAAAAAGAAGAAGCCCAAAGAACAAAAGATATAGAAGACTATAGAGCTACCATCAAAAAAATGGAAGAAAATATTGTCACAGCAGAAGGTGACATCAAAAAAAGTGAAGAAGATCAAACCAATACAACCTTAACCATTGATGAACAGAAAAAAATCATTGATGAAATCCAAAAACGATTGGATAGTGTAAAATAA
- a CDS encoding M16 family metallopeptidase: MINRSKAPQIQTVESLALHQPNLHQLDNGIPVYEINLGSQNVIKLELIFEAGRWYEKEKLIARATSQLLKAGSHQYNAGQLADFFEYYGAKLSIYDGFNTVNVQVYCLSKHLKTLLPMLQELLTVPAFPEEELHKLIKRNKQNLKVQLQKNDVVAYRLFTEELFGSEHPYGYNSSDRHYNQINIPKIQQHFQDNYTANDCTIIISGKTSSQTLQLLNQYFGTLPTFQTTTPLNWELTPDIGGKKIHQTISEESLQASIRIGRRTFSRAHPDCDQFYMLNMVLGGYFGARLMQNLRERHGFTYGVYSSIETLSSSGYWYIHTDVGKDVKDAALAEIYGEIARLQDTAISKEEMEMVRNYTLGMQLTSLDGVFNIAGIIKSLVTAGLNQQHYYQFIDTIRTIHPDQIQQMAQKYLNPDDLLEVVIE, encoded by the coding sequence ATGATCAACCGTAGCAAAGCACCTCAAATACAAACCGTCGAAAGTCTAGCCTTACATCAACCTAATTTACATCAGCTAGACAATGGTATTCCTGTCTATGAAATCAACCTTGGCAGTCAAAATGTCATTAAATTAGAACTAATTTTTGAGGCTGGACGCTGGTACGAAAAAGAAAAATTAATTGCCCGTGCCACTTCTCAACTGCTCAAAGCTGGCAGTCATCAATATAATGCAGGGCAGCTTGCTGATTTTTTTGAATATTATGGTGCAAAGCTAAGTATTTACGATGGTTTTAATACGGTTAATGTTCAAGTATACTGTTTGTCTAAGCATTTAAAAACGCTCTTGCCCATGCTTCAAGAGTTGCTAACCGTTCCTGCCTTTCCAGAGGAAGAATTGCACAAATTAATTAAGCGTAATAAGCAAAATCTCAAAGTTCAATTGCAGAAAAATGACGTGGTTGCTTACCGCTTATTTACCGAAGAACTATTTGGCTCAGAACATCCCTATGGATACAACTCATCTGATAGGCACTATAATCAAATCAATATTCCCAAAATTCAGCAGCATTTTCAAGATAATTATACGGCCAATGACTGTACCATCATCATTTCAGGCAAAACCTCTTCCCAAACCCTCCAATTGCTCAATCAATATTTTGGAACCTTACCTACCTTCCAAACTACAACTCCCTTAAATTGGGAATTAACGCCAGACATTGGAGGAAAAAAAATACATCAAACAATTTCTGAAGAAAGCTTACAAGCATCCATTCGCATTGGGCGACGTACCTTCTCCAGAGCGCATCCCGATTGTGATCAATTCTATATGTTGAATATGGTTTTAGGAGGCTATTTTGGTGCTCGACTCATGCAAAACCTTCGAGAGCGACATGGTTTTACCTATGGGGTTTATTCTTCTATAGAAACATTAAGTTCTAGTGGGTATTGGTATATTCACACTGATGTCGGAAAAGATGTTAAAGATGCCGCTTTAGCTGAAATATATGGAGAAATTGCACGTTTACAAGATACGGCTATTTCCAAAGAAGAAATGGAAATGGTTAGAAATTATACTTTGGGGATGCAATTAACTTCCCTAGATGGAGTTTTTAATATTGCAGGTATTATCAAGAGTTTGGTAACCGCTGGACTAAACCAACAGCATTATTATCAATTTATTGATACCATACGAACCATTCATCCTGATCAAATCCAACAAATGGCTCAAAAATATTTGAACCCAGATGATTTGTTGGAAGTGGTTATAGAGTAA
- a CDS encoding gliding motility-associated C-terminal domain-containing protein, whose amino-acid sequence MYLKTLNIVLFLWIVQFAQAQTSQVCARLLLGSGQDSITWQATPCANFGGYVVLGQENNSGPFIPLDTVSTTNLVHNNPNENTWHYQVGMLCNGVLSHISIAVSNQRPITPDLRSVSIVGNVPVIQWDPSPSPEVIGYQIYKESPYGSNNYFPYPTANSITNGTSFTDASAVDLLARYAIIAVSPCNKSLLGLGDAVDGTTGPHTSMIVAGSIDSCNQTISLNWNAYENWKDGVQSYEIWGNKNSSGFQLYQTVSSSTHSYIYSNAADNDHLVFQIRAVERNKVNRAISNNLQFDVRVNRPMDYIHITQLSVTTNNDISIKWEWDTNVDFVGGNLLAGIDSSQLDSRLFLPLIGSSLNGFSDNQVEPYLNSYYYRVQTEDACGHIVHSNWAKTIFLEVEALENFENKITWTEAYIEHGTVQEYWLYKIINGSPQRIAIVPATTLTYIDQLDVTNEAEAESCYFVIANMQLNFPNGKSNFTQSQSNKGCAIQGSNIHIPNAVSPNGENRYFRPIIVFGRSIFNYSMLIFDRYGQQIFESNDLYDAWDGTKDGQPLKMGMYVYRIRFQAPNLEWIERKGTVMLVR is encoded by the coding sequence ATGTATTTAAAGACACTAAACATCGTCCTTTTTTTATGGATCGTGCAATTTGCACAGGCGCAAACATCGCAAGTTTGCGCTAGATTATTATTGGGTTCAGGACAAGATTCGATCACATGGCAAGCTACGCCCTGTGCCAATTTTGGAGGGTATGTAGTCTTAGGGCAAGAAAATAATTCAGGTCCGTTTATTCCTTTAGATACTGTATCCACCACTAACCTGGTACACAATAATCCCAACGAAAACACTTGGCATTATCAAGTGGGAATGCTTTGTAATGGAGTACTTAGTCATATCTCTATTGCCGTCAGTAATCAACGCCCCATTACACCTGATCTACGAAGTGTAAGCATTGTAGGTAATGTTCCCGTTATACAATGGGACCCTAGCCCTAGTCCAGAGGTGATTGGGTATCAAATCTACAAAGAGAGTCCTTATGGCTCTAACAATTATTTCCCCTACCCTACTGCTAATTCCATTACCAATGGCACCTCCTTTACCGATGCTTCGGCGGTTGATTTATTAGCTCGTTATGCCATTATTGCTGTAAGCCCTTGCAATAAAAGTTTATTGGGGCTTGGAGATGCTGTAGATGGAACAACGGGACCGCATACCTCTATGATTGTAGCGGGCAGTATTGATTCTTGCAATCAGACTATTTCATTAAATTGGAATGCTTATGAAAATTGGAAAGATGGAGTACAAAGCTATGAAATTTGGGGCAATAAAAACAGTAGTGGTTTTCAATTATACCAAACGGTTTCTAGTTCAACGCATAGTTATATTTATTCAAATGCAGCGGATAACGACCACTTGGTTTTTCAAATTCGAGCAGTAGAACGAAACAAAGTCAATCGAGCAATTTCCAATAACTTACAATTTGATGTTCGGGTCAATCGCCCAATGGATTATATACATATTACCCAGTTGAGTGTGACCACCAACAATGACATTAGCATTAAATGGGAATGGGATACCAATGTAGATTTTGTGGGCGGTAATCTTTTAGCAGGGATCGACTCTAGTCAATTAGATTCTCGATTGTTTTTGCCGCTGATTGGTTCTAGTTTAAATGGCTTTAGTGACAATCAAGTTGAACCCTATCTCAATAGTTATTATTATAGAGTACAAACAGAGGATGCTTGTGGGCATATCGTTCATAGCAATTGGGCTAAAACGATTTTTTTGGAAGTAGAAGCTTTAGAAAATTTTGAAAATAAAATCACTTGGACAGAAGCCTACATAGAACATGGAACCGTTCAAGAATATTGGTTGTACAAAATAATTAATGGGTCTCCTCAGCGCATTGCTATTGTGCCCGCAACTACCCTGACTTATATTGATCAATTGGATGTAACCAATGAGGCAGAGGCAGAAAGTTGCTATTTTGTTATCGCCAATATGCAGCTTAATTTTCCGAATGGAAAATCCAATTTTACCCAAAGTCAATCCAATAAAGGTTGTGCCATACAAGGATCGAATATCCATATTCCAAACGCCGTTTCACCCAATGGAGAAAATCGATATTTTCGCCCCATTATTGTTTTTGGACGCAGCATTTTTAATTATTCTATGCTGATTTTTGATCGTTATGGGCAACAAATCTTTGAATCCAATGATTTGTATGATGCTTGGGATGGCACTAAAGATGGGCAACCTTTAAAAATGGGCATGTATGTTTATCGCATTCGTTTTCAAGCCCCCAATTTGGAATGGATTGAACGCAAGGGAACTGTGATGTTGGTGCGATAG
- a CDS encoding AMP nucleosidase, protein MKTKKEIVDNWLPRYTGTELDEYGDYILLVNFSGYVVEFAEMHDVEIKGYGKAMQTATANGITIINFGMGSPNAATIMDLLTAIQPKACLFLGKCGGLRSDKNKVGDLILPIAAIRGEGTSDDYFPPEVPALPAFALQKAISTTIRDYNLDYWTGTVYTTNRRVWEHDQDFKDYLRAIRCLAIDMETATLFITAFRNKISAGALLLVSDMPMTPEGVKTSQSDNAVTKNFVNKHLEIGISSLKQLINNGLTVKHLHF, encoded by the coding sequence ATGAAAACAAAAAAAGAGATTGTCGATAATTGGTTGCCAAGATACACGGGCACAGAATTGGATGAATATGGAGACTACATTCTCTTAGTAAATTTTAGTGGTTATGTCGTAGAATTTGCCGAAATGCACGATGTAGAAATCAAAGGCTATGGCAAAGCCATGCAAACAGCCACCGCTAACGGAATTACAATCATCAACTTTGGTATGGGAAGCCCCAATGCCGCAACCATCATGGATTTATTGACTGCTATTCAACCCAAGGCTTGCTTGTTTTTGGGCAAATGTGGTGGATTAAGAAGTGATAAGAATAAAGTAGGCGACTTGATTTTACCCATTGCAGCCATAAGAGGGGAAGGAACTTCTGATGATTATTTTCCACCTGAAGTACCTGCGCTCCCTGCCTTTGCTTTACAAAAAGCCATTTCTACTACCATTCGAGATTATAACCTAGATTACTGGACTGGTACCGTTTATACCACCAACCGCCGAGTATGGGAACACGATCAAGATTTTAAAGATTATCTAAGAGCAATTCGTTGTTTGGCCATTGATATGGAAACAGCTACTTTGTTTATCACGGCTTTTCGCAACAAAATTTCGGCAGGGGCTTTGTTATTGGTTTCGGACATGCCCATGACTCCAGAAGGAGTAAAAACTTCTCAAAGCGACAATGCCGTGACCAAAAATTTTGTCAACAAACATTTAGAAATCGGCATTTCTTCACTCAAACAATTAATCAACAACGGATTAACCGTTAAACACTTGCATTTTTAA
- a CDS encoding pyroglutamyl-peptidase I, producing MKVLLTGFGLFHDFSANPTELLVQHFPELPNIMLKKLVFKVDFETVAQEYPTELTAFNPDLIINLGLNATANTIQLEEFALNTAVPNQAIIVEHAPAAYRSTLPLYALNKRLNQAGIPSQVSQHAGTYLCNFIYYHSLHYMQQKEGAAVFMHLPFSSELVCQFALQNQRTYPSLPMATLQNAIQLLIQDVEENLGTNTIKNASV from the coding sequence ATGAAAGTCTTATTAACAGGTTTTGGTCTGTTCCATGATTTTAGTGCCAATCCAACAGAATTATTAGTGCAACACTTTCCCGAACTACCCAACATCATGCTAAAAAAGCTTGTGTTTAAAGTCGATTTTGAAACGGTTGCCCAAGAATATCCAACAGAATTGACAGCATTTAACCCAGATTTGATTATTAATTTAGGTTTAAATGCTACTGCCAATACTATTCAATTGGAAGAGTTTGCTCTAAATACGGCTGTTCCCAACCAAGCTATTATTGTAGAACATGCTCCTGCTGCTTATCGCAGTACATTGCCACTTTATGCCTTAAACAAAAGGCTCAACCAAGCAGGAATCCCTAGCCAAGTCTCTCAACATGCAGGAACTTATTTATGCAATTTTATTTATTATCATTCCTTGCATTATATGCAACAAAAGGAAGGGGCAGCGGTTTTTATGCACTTACCCTTTAGTTCAGAATTGGTTTGCCAGTTTGCTTTACAGAACCAGCGAACTTATCCTTCTTTGCCAATGGCAACACTGCAAAATGCAATCCAATTATTGATTCAAGACGTTGAAGAAAACCTAGGAACCAATACGATTAAAAATGCAAGTGTTTAA
- a CDS encoding SRPBCC family protein, protein MKFHIEIVVDISFDKLLELFENPDNLKKWQPNVISFTPLSGQIGQVGATAEIRYDMIVKKIVMKETILKRNLPHEFVLRYDSDGVNNTVTNNFKEIAPNKTRWIMQNDFKFGGLMKFAALAMKGVFKKQTEMTMERFKKFAEQIAKEEA, encoded by the coding sequence ATGAAATTTCATATAGAAATCGTTGTTGATATATCTTTTGACAAATTACTAGAATTATTTGAAAATCCTGATAATTTAAAAAAATGGCAGCCTAATGTCATTAGTTTTACCCCATTGTCGGGTCAAATCGGTCAGGTTGGTGCTACTGCTGAAATTCGTTATGATATGATTGTCAAAAAGATTGTTATGAAAGAAACAATCCTAAAACGTAATCTTCCGCATGAGTTTGTTTTACGCTATGATTCTGATGGTGTGAACAATACTGTGACCAATAACTTTAAAGAAATTGCTCCAAACAAAACACGTTGGATCATGCAGAATGATTTTAAATTTGGCGGGCTGATGAAGTTTGCTGCCTTGGCAATGAAAGGAGTTTTCAAAAAACAAACGGAAATGACCATGGAGCGTTTTAAGAAATTTGCAGAGCAAATTGCAAAAGAAGAAGCTTAG
- a CDS encoding penicillin acylase family protein yields MIFAFLLLFLSSFSIFAQTNAPIDVNNITIARDQWGVPHIFSETDIEAAYGLAWAHAEDNFEQIQEPLLAARSLLGAVLGKDGALFDAVAFLINSKAIVDEKYERTFSPKFKKILAAYAAGLNQYAALHPKEIRHKKLFPIHPKDIVTAYNLSTALITDIQADLGRLFQSNLAPITRMDEKILSAGSNGIALAPHKTKEGKTFLLSNSHQPLRSYLSWYEVHIHTEEGWNFTGATFCGGVTPFVGTNEHLGWTHCVNYNDYCDVYELTMHPNKKLHYKLDNQWLELEERVWKTKVKIGFLKVGIKKKFYWSKHGPVIKNKTGFYALRFPANMVIGAPEQWYHMNKAQSLDEFKAALALQEQPNLSTIYADKKGNIFFIDNGLFPYRDPNYEWDYLLPGDTSATIWAPNFMPMDSLLQVENPPAGYVFHMNGSGFNSTADADNPNPNDYNPTMGYVSGAIPRHLRFKELMKPYKKLSYEDFKTIKYDQNRSLPLYTRTIENWDLLRQLSPETYPDLADIIAVFSKWDGGGDIHNKQAAIFSLANDYIIRYMGRKGIADRNGSLPESAFVEALRFAKKHLLKHFKTLEIELGELQKHVRGDKVLPIGGLGESIAAMYTIPWKKGRVQSNLGDSFILFATYNKSGVEKIETINCYGASNRPDSPHYNDQVDLYIQQKTKVMSLDKTQILKTAKRTYHPK; encoded by the coding sequence ATGATTTTCGCTTTTTTACTCTTATTCCTATCCTCATTTTCAATATTTGCACAAACCAATGCACCTATTGATGTCAATAATATTACAATAGCTCGTGATCAATGGGGCGTTCCTCATATTTTTAGTGAAACCGATATAGAAGCCGCTTACGGCTTAGCATGGGCACATGCAGAAGATAATTTTGAGCAAATCCAAGAACCTTTGCTTGCAGCTAGAAGCTTATTGGGAGCCGTACTGGGCAAAGATGGTGCTTTGTTTGATGCCGTTGCCTTTTTGATTAACTCTAAGGCTATTGTAGACGAGAAATACGAGCGTACTTTTTCTCCAAAGTTCAAAAAAATCTTAGCGGCTTATGCTGCTGGGTTAAATCAATATGCTGCTTTGCATCCTAAGGAAATTCGACACAAAAAATTATTTCCTATTCATCCCAAAGATATTGTAACCGCCTATAATCTGTCAACCGCCTTGATTACAGATATTCAAGCGGACTTAGGGCGTTTGTTTCAATCCAATCTAGCTCCAATTACTAGAATGGATGAAAAGATCTTGTCTGCGGGCTCTAATGGAATCGCCTTGGCTCCTCACAAAACCAAGGAAGGAAAAACATTTTTATTGTCCAATTCTCACCAACCGCTTCGCTCTTATTTATCTTGGTATGAAGTCCATATCCATACCGAGGAAGGTTGGAATTTTACAGGGGCAACTTTTTGTGGTGGAGTCACTCCTTTTGTTGGAACCAATGAACATTTGGGATGGACCCATTGTGTTAATTACAACGACTATTGCGATGTTTACGAATTGACTATGCACCCCAACAAAAAACTACATTATAAATTGGACAATCAATGGCTAGAACTCGAAGAAAGGGTATGGAAAACAAAAGTGAAAATTGGTTTTCTAAAAGTTGGCATCAAAAAAAAGTTCTACTGGAGCAAACATGGTCCTGTCATCAAGAATAAAACTGGCTTTTATGCCCTTCGCTTTCCTGCCAATATGGTCATTGGAGCACCAGAACAATGGTACCATATGAATAAAGCTCAATCACTTGATGAATTTAAAGCTGCATTAGCCCTACAAGAACAACCGAATTTAAGCACCATTTATGCCGACAAAAAAGGGAATATTTTTTTTATTGACAATGGCTTATTTCCTTATCGTGATCCTAATTACGAATGGGATTACCTTCTTCCTGGAGATACTTCTGCCACAATTTGGGCGCCTAACTTTATGCCAATGGACAGCCTTCTTCAAGTCGAAAATCCACCTGCTGGTTATGTCTTTCATATGAATGGATCTGGTTTTAATTCTACGGCTGATGCTGACAACCCAAACCCTAACGACTATAACCCCACAATGGGCTATGTATCGGGGGCAATCCCAAGGCACTTAAGGTTCAAGGAATTGATGAAGCCTTATAAAAAACTATCCTATGAAGATTTTAAGACCATCAAGTACGATCAAAATCGTAGCTTGCCGTTATATACTCGAACAATAGAAAATTGGGACTTGTTGCGACAACTTTCTCCAGAAACGTACCCTGACTTAGCCGACATTATTGCGGTGTTTTCAAAATGGGATGGAGGGGGAGATATTCACAACAAACAAGCTGCTATTTTTTCTCTAGCCAATGATTATATTATACGATATATGGGGCGTAAGGGCATTGCAGATCGCAATGGTTCGCTCCCTGAATCTGCCTTTGTAGAAGCGCTTCGATTTGCAAAAAAACATCTATTAAAACACTTTAAAACCTTAGAGATTGAACTAGGAGAATTGCAAAAACATGTTCGTGGAGACAAGGTATTACCTATTGGTGGGCTTGGTGAGTCTATTGCTGCCATGTATACCATTCCATGGAAAAAGGGAAGGGTACAAAGTAATTTAGGCGATTCTTTTATTTTATTTGCAACCTATAATAAATCAGGGGTGGAAAAAATAGAAACCATCAACTGTTATGGTGCTTCTAATCGTCCAGATAGCCCTCATTACAACGATCAGGTGGACTTGTATATTCAGCAAAAAACCAAGGTAATGAGCCTAGATAAAACGCAAATTCTAAAAACAGCGAAACGAACTTATCACCCTAAATAG